One Microbacter margulisiae genomic window carries:
- the pyrH gene encoding UMP kinase, with amino-acid sequence MATYKRILLKISGESLMGEQQYGIDAQRLQQYAEQIREVAAQGIQVAIVIGGGNIFRGLSGTSKGFDRVKGDQMGMLATTINSLALSSALASLSVKTRVLTAIRMEPIGEFYSKQKAIESLERGEIVLLAAGTGNPFFTTDTGSSLRAIEIEADVMLKGTRVDGIYTADPEKDATAVKFDEITYDEIYKRGLKVMDLTATTMCKENHLPIVVFNMDKYGNLKKVLNGESIGTLVKE; translated from the coding sequence ATGGCTACTTATAAACGTATTTTATTGAAAATCAGCGGAGAGTCGTTGATGGGAGAGCAACAGTATGGTATTGATGCCCAACGCTTGCAACAATATGCCGAACAAATCAGAGAGGTAGCTGCTCAGGGCATTCAGGTTGCCATTGTCATCGGCGGAGGAAATATCTTTCGTGGATTGAGTGGTACCAGTAAAGGTTTTGATCGCGTAAAAGGGGATCAGATGGGCATGTTGGCAACTACCATCAATAGTCTTGCATTAAGTTCCGCATTGGCATCACTGAGTGTAAAGACGCGGGTGCTAACGGCAATCCGGATGGAACCCATCGGCGAATTTTACAGCAAACAGAAAGCCATTGAATCTCTTGAAAGAGGTGAGATTGTGTTGCTGGCAGCCGGGACAGGAAATCCGTTCTTTACTACCGATACCGGATCTTCCTTACGGGCCATCGAGATCGAAGCCGACGTAATGCTGAAAGGTACGCGCGTGGATGGAATTTATACGGCAGATCCCGAAAAAGATGCCACTGCGGTGAAGTTTGATGAAATCACGTATGACGAAATTTATAAACGTGGCCTTAAAGTGATGGACCTGACTGCTACTACCATGTGTAAAGAAAATCATTTGCCCATAGTTGTGTTCAATATGGACAAATATGGAAATTTGAAGAAA